The Rhodospirillales bacterium nucleotide sequence GGCGGCGGGGTGTCGTCAACGGGCGCCTCGACGGCTTCGGGTTCCGGCGGGCTGGCCGCTGCGACCGGTTCCGGCGGTCGTGCGGGCGCCGGATCCGCCGGATTCTGTTCCCGCTGCGGCATCGCCGGCGGAGGCGGCGCCTCTGCCGGCTCCAGCACGGGTTCGAGAGCCTGCGCCACCTCCACGTCGATCGAGGGCGGCAGCACGATCGGCCGCGACAACGTTGGCAGGCCCACCACTGCCAAGGTCACGAATAGAGCGTGCAACAGGACCGATAGAAAGACACTCCGGCCCACGGCGTCAGGGCCCGTCGGAATTGGGCGGGACCGTGACCAGTGCCACGCGATGCCGGCCTGACGCCGAAATGAGTCCGATCACTTCCATGATCCGTCCGTAGTCTACATCCCGGTCGCCGCGTACGAACACCCGCTGACCGGACCGGGCCTCCTGAATGGCGGCCAGCTTGGCCGCCAAGGTCTCGATCTCAATCGGTGTATCGAGCAGCAGCACCCGCCCGTCGGCCTGTACCGTCACGACGATGGGTTCATCGTTGCCGGGGATGGGTTCCGCATCTGCCTCGGGGAGGTT carries:
- a CDS encoding biopolymer transporter ExbD: MNIDPVQHKARLGRGTRAPMSEINVTPLVDVMLVLLVVFMITAPLLTTGVSVNLPEADAEPIPGNDEPIVVTVQADGRVLLLDTPIEIETLAAKLAAIQEARSGQRVFVRGDRDVDYGRIMEVIGLISASGRHRVALVTVPPNSDGP